In one window of Desulfobacterales bacterium DNA:
- a CDS encoding toxin-antitoxin system HicB family antitoxin, whose translation MENNVDKYTYRIVWSAEDDSHIARCLEFPSLSAHGDTPAKALSEIEFVVNETIKWLLEEGEPVPVPFGMKPFRGHLTLRIPAEKHREIVIRSAEEGVSVNKFILSKL comes from the coding sequence CGATAAATACACTTACCGAATTGTATGGTCAGCGGAGGATGATAGTCATATCGCAAGATGCTTGGAGTTTCCATCCTTGTCGGCTCATGGCGATACACCAGCCAAGGCTTTAAGCGAGATAGAATTCGTTGTAAACGAAACGATTAAATGGCTACTGGAGGAAGGTGAGCCTGTGCCGGTGCCATTTGGAATGAAACCTTTTCGTGGCCATTTAACATTGAGGATTCCGGCTGAAAAGCACCGCGAGATTGTTATCAGATCGGCAGAAGAGGGGGTTTCGGTCAATAAGTTTATTCTGTCTAAATTGTAA
- a CDS encoding transposase → MGILDENPWAVLSQIKMRKEFEMLLTIPGIGKILGLTIMLEVGDINRLLLFVLPLCR, encoded by the coding sequence ATGGGCATACTTGACGAAAACCCCTGGGCAGTTCTATCTCAGATAAAAATGAGAAAAGAATTTGAGATGCTTCTGACGATTCCCGGCATCGGCAAGATTCTTGGCTTAACCATCATGCTTGAAGTCGGCGACATCAATCGTTTATTACTCTTCGTACTGCCGTTGTGTCGGTAG